One segment of Setaria viridis chromosome 4, Setaria_viridis_v4.0, whole genome shotgun sequence DNA contains the following:
- the LOC117852958 gene encoding T-complex protein 1 subunit epsilon: MALAFDEFGRPFIILREQEKKTRLRGLDAQKANIAAGKAVARILRTSLGPKGMDKMLQSPDGDVTITNDGATILEQMDVDNQIAKLMVELSRSQDYEIGDGTTGVVVMAGALLEQAEKLLERGIHPIRVAEGYEMASRIAFDHLEHISRKFEFSADNIEPLVQTCMTTLSSKIVNRCKRALAEIAVKAVLAVADLERKDVNLDLIKVEGKVGGKLEDTELIHGIVVDKDMSHPQMPKRIEDAKIAILTCPFEPPKPKTKHKVDIDTVEKFQTLREQEQKYFDEMVQKCKDAGATLVICQWGFDDEANHLLMHRNLPAVRWVGGVELELIAIATGGRIVPRFQELSPEKLGKAGLVREKSFGTTKDRMLYIEQCANSRAVTIFIRGGNKMMIEETKRSLHDALCVARNLIRNNSIVYGGGSAEISCSIAVETAADRHPGVEQYAIRSFADALDAVPLALAENSGLPPIDTLTVVKAQQVKESNPHCGIDCNDVGTNDMKEQDVFETLIGKQQQILLATQVVKMILKIDDVISPSEY; the protein is encoded by the exons atggcgctcGCCTTCGACGAGTTCGGGCGCCCCTTCATCATCCTCAgggagcaggagaagaagacgcGCCTGCGCGGCCTCGACGCGCAGAAGGCCAACATCGCCGCGGGCAAGGCCGTCGCGCGGATCCTCCGCACCTCGCTCGGGCCCAAGGGCATGGACAAGATGCTCCAGTCCCCCGACGGCGACGTCACCATCA CAAATGATGGGGCGACAATCCTGGAGCAGATGGATGTTGACAACCAGATTGCGAAGCTGATGGTGGAGCTTTCCCGCAGTCAAGACTATGAAATCGGAGATGGGACCACTGGGGTCGTTGTCATGGCAGGGGCTCTCTTAGAGCAGGCTGAGAAACTTCTGGAACGTGGTATTCACCCAATAAGGGTTGCTGAAGGTTATGAGATGGCATCAAGGATAGCTTTTGATCACCTTGAGCACATCTCCCGAAAGTTTGAGTTCAGTGCAGACAATATAGAGCCCCTGGTTCAGACATGCATGACTACGCTGTCGTCAAAGAT TGTTAACCGCTGCAAGCGGGCACTGGCAGAGATTGCTGTCAAAGCAGTCCTTGCGGTTGCTGATTTGGAGAGGAAAGATGTTAACTTGGATTTGATTAAAGTAGAAGGCAAGGTTGGTGGAAAGCTGGAGGACACGGAGCTCATACATGGAATTGTTGTCGACAAAGATATGAGTCACCCACAAATGCCAAAGAGAATTGAGGATGCTAAGATAGCCATCCTTACTTGCCCATTTGAGCCCCCGAAGCCTAAGACAAAGCATAAGGTTGACATTGACACTGTAGAGAAATTCCAGACCCTGCGCGAGCAAGAGCAGAAGTACTTTGATGAAATGGTTCAGAAGTGCAAG GATGCTGGTGCGACCCTGGTTATTTGTCAGTGGGGTTTTGATGATGAAGCCAATCATCTCTTGATGCACAGAAATTTGCCAGCTGTCAGATGGGTTGGTGGTGTTGAATTGGAATTGATTGCCATTGCTACAG GAGGCCGGATTGTTCCGAGATTCCAAGAGCTGAGTCCTGAAAAGCTTGGGAAG GCTGGATTAGTCAGAGAGAAGTCATTTGGAACGACCAAGGACCGGATGCTTTACATTGAGCAGTGTGCCAATTCTAGAGCTGTAACTATTTTCATTCGTGGTG GAAACAAGATGATGATTGAGGAGACTAAGCGCAGCCTTCATGATGCTCTTTGTGTGGCAAGGAATCTTATCCGCAATAATTCAATCGTGTATGGTGGCGGCTCAGCAGAGATATCTTGCTCGATTGCTGTTGAAACTGCTGCAGATCGACACCCTGGAGTTGAGCAG TATGCTATCAGGTCATTTGCTGATGCATTAGATGCTGTTCCACTAGCCTTAGCTGAAAATAGTGGTTTGCCGCCTATTGATACATTAACTGTGGTGAAAGCTCAGCAAGTTAAG GAGAGCAACCCCCACTGCGGCATAGACTGCAATGACGTTGGCACCAACGACATGAAGGAGCAGGACGTCTTTGAGACTCTGATTGGCAAGCAGCAGCAGATCTTGCTTGCCACGCAGGTGGTGAAGATGATCCTCAAGATCGATGATGTGATCTCGCCGTCCGAGTACTGA
- the LOC117852961 gene encoding uncharacterized protein, whose protein sequence is MTGDASYQQLGVDNTMMSGCFGSGGGGGAPVFHDGSLFGFGEPADAAASFLVDGGSMLAGQLQLIRAAAPQSVSPVETARGAYGGYEPSPSDVTVAHAPKVAKHLAGEMEGSWIHEPYCCPTWFFSGDGFRDPFAAAASELSLRLRRAESSPTGAVHVSLPDQSPEVSCSGLTHASSSAGTGGGVFQPPCGGGGEMAPLHFSQVLPRWSAYAHLTQKTLDEFVGCLLQDVAGFAGSVAGCEASCLLPMSSCSKTTSSNPSVFLGSEEHAHQKLRNDLQKLLQLLDQRCNQCMDEIQGAASKYGGMVRPGGGGGGATLLLAPFAHRAVSAMHRRLRARITGEIAAASRRGEPPPPTSASLTLADRERSWESAFIQKHWALRQLRRGDQQSWRPQRGLPEKSVAVLKAWMFENFLRPYPKDNEKEMLAARSGLSRSQVSNWFINARVRLWKPMIEEMYEDLKKASGSGGDEGVAA, encoded by the exons ATGACCGGCGACGCGTCTTATCAGCAGCTCGGGGTCGACAACACCATGATGAGCGGCTgcttcggcagcggcggcggcggcggcgcaccggtGTTCCATGACGGCAGCTTATTCGGGTTCGGCGAACCGGCGGATGCCGCCGCGAGCTTCTTGGTGGACGGCGGCTCGATGCTCGCCGGCCAGCTCCAGCTGATCCGCGCTGCTGCTCCACAGAGCGTGTCGCCGGtggagacggcgcgcggcgccTACGGCGGCTACGAGCCGTCGCCCTCGGATGTCACCGTCGCTCACGCGCCCAAGGTGGCCAAGCATCTTGCCGGGGAGATGGAGGGCAGCTGGATCCACGAGCCGTACTGCTGCCCCACGTGGttcttctccggcgacggcTTCCGGGACCcgttcgccgcggcggcgagcgagctGTCGCTCAGGCTACGACGAGCCGAGTCGTCGCCCACCGGCGCCGTGCACGTTAGCCTCCCGGACCAGTCCCCGGAGGTGAGCTGCTCCGGCTTGACCCACGCGAGCAgcagcgccggcaccggcggcggcgtgttcCAGCCTccatgtggcggcggcggagagatgGCGCCCCTGCACTTCTCTCAGGTCCTTCCGCGTTGGTCGGCGTACGCGCACCTCACGCAGAAGACGCTGGACGAGTTCGTCGGATGCCTGTTGCAAGACGTGGCAGGGTTCGCCGGCTCAGTCGCCGGCTGCGAGGCGAGCTGCCTGCTGCCCATGTCAAGCTGCTCCAAGACGACGTCGTCCAACCCGTCGGTGTTTCTCGGCTCGGAAGAGCACGCGCACCAGAAGCTGAGGAACGATCTCCAGAAGTTGTTGCAGCTG CTGGACCAACGGTGCAACCAGTGCATGGACGAGATCCAGGGCGCGGCGTCCAAGTACGGCGGCATGGtgcgcccgggcggcggcggcggcggagccaccCTCCTCTTGGCGCCGTTCGCGCACCGCGCGGTATCAGCGATGCACCGGAGGCTCAGGGCGCGGATCACGGGCGAGATCGCCGCGGCGTCGCGGAGAGGcgagcctccgccgccgacgtcggcgTCGCTGACGCTGGCCGACAGGGAGCGGAGCTGGGAGTCGGCCTTCATCCAGAAGCACTGGGCGCTGCGGCAGCTCCGGCGCGGCGACCAGCAGTCGTGGCGGCCGCAGCGCGGCCTGCCGGAGAAGTCCGTCGCCGTGCTCAAGGCCTGGATGTTCGAGAACTTCCTCCGCCC GTACCCGAAGGACAACGAGAAGGAGATgctggcggcgaggagcggcctGAGCAGGAGCCAG GTCTCGAACTGGTTCATCAACGCCCGTGTGAGATTGTGGAAGCCGATGATAGAGGAGATGTACGAGGATCTCAAGAAGGCCTCCGGATccggaggcgacgagggcgTGGCTGCCTGA
- the LOC117851973 gene encoding abscisic acid receptor PYL9, which produces MEAHVERALRATLTEAEARALEGTVHEHHTFPGRSRAGAGAAAAAATCTSLVAQRVSAPVRCVWPIVRSFGNPQRYKHFVRTCALAAGDGASVGSVREVTVVSGLPASSSTERLEVLDDDRHILSFRVVGGDHRLRNYRSVTSVTEFQRQHPAGGPPYCVVVESYVVDVPEGNTEEDTRMFTDTVVRLNLQRLAAVAEESAGGGRS; this is translated from the coding sequence ATGGAGGCGCACGTAGAGCGTGCGCTGCGAGCGACGCTGACGGAGGCCGAGGCGCGGGCACTGGAGGGCACGGTGCATGAGCACCACACGTTCCCTGGCCGctcgcgcgccggcgccggcgcggcggcggcggcggcgacgtgcaCGTCGCTGGTGGCGCAGCGCGTGTCGGCGCCGGTGCGCTGCGTGTGGCCCATCGTGCGCAGCTTCGGCAACCCGCAGCGGTACAAGCACTTCGTGCGCACctgcgcgctcgccgccggcgacggcgccagcGTCGGCAGCGTGCGCGAGGTCACCGTGGTGTCGGGCCTCCCGGCCTCCAGCAGCACCGAGCGCCTCGAGGTGCTGGATGACGACCGCCACATCCTCAGCTTCCgcgtcgtcggcggcgaccaCCGCCTCCGCAACTACCGCTCCGTCACCTCCGTCACCGAGTTCCAGCGCCAGCATCCCGCCGGCGGCCCGCCGTACTGCGTCGTCGTCGAGTCCTACGTCGTGGACGTGCCCGAGGGCAACACCGAGGAGGACACCCGGATGTTCACCGACACCGTCGTCAGGCTCAACCTCCAgaggctcgccgccgtcgccgaggagtCCGCCGGCGGCGGTAGGAGCTAG